In the Aythya fuligula isolate bAytFul2 chromosome 8, bAytFul2.pri, whole genome shotgun sequence genome, one interval contains:
- the PCSK9 gene encoding proprotein convertase subtilisin/kexin type 9: protein MVLVPPLVLLLLAAAVKVAAVEELAEELVLALGADDEVVAAIGAAPGHAAFHRATKASWRLPGRYVVVLREGSGEAEVRGTARRLQVWAARHGYLTELLHVFHLLPAFLVKMSSDVLDMALKLPHVEYVEEDAYVFAQSIPWNLGRIVPPQPSSGAYSPPNKGDQVEIYLLDTSVQSTHREIEGRVLVTDFENVPEEDGTRFHRQASKCDSHGTHMAGVLSGRDAGVATGTNIHSLRVLNCQGKGTVSGTLIGLEFIKTTLEAQPYTPPVVLLPFAGAYSRALNAGCRRLVQMGVVMVAAAGNYKDDACLYSPASEPEVIAVGATNSEDQPASIGTLGTNFGRCVDLFAPGDDIIGASSDCSTCFTAQSGTSQAAAHVAGIAAMLLSAEPGLSLAELRQRLLHFATKNAINPAWFPEEQRLQTPNSVAGLPNRLGADEQLYCRSVWSARSGLTRHATAVARCAGDEEMLSCSSFSRSGRRLGEHMEDKEGRKQCVAHNAFWGQGVYAIARCCTWPKAECRINASSQAAEGAGCSPQDHVLTGCSFHSPSATLGDGGRPMPGPGTGPGHCAGGTGVMAHASCCPAATLECRVKEHAPQGSAEKVTVSCDDGWTLTGCSAYSQGPGTLGSYAVDDACVAVSAAGSQAAAAVAICCRSRQ from the exons ATGGTGCTGGTGCCAccgctggtgctgctgctgctggcggcggcGGTGAAGGTGGCGGCGGTGGAGGagctggcggaggagctggtgctggcccTCGGGGCTGACGATGAGGTGGTGGCGGCCATCGGGGCTGCCCCAGGGCACGCCGCCTTCCATCGTGCCACCAAG GCGTCGTGGCGGCTGCCCGGGCGCTACGTGGTGGTGCTGCGGGAGGGCAGCGGCGAGGCCGAGGTGCGGGGCACGGCGCGGAGGCTGCAGGTGTGGGCGGCCCGGCACGGCTACCTGACCGAGCTGCTGCACGTCTTCCACCTCCTGCCCGCCTTCCTGGTGAAGATGAGCAGCGACGTCCTGGACATG GCCCTGAAGCTGCCGCACGTGGAGTACGTGGAGGAGGACGCCTACGTCTTTGCGCAGAGCATCCCCTGGAACCTGGGCAGGATCGTGCCGCCGCAGCCCAGCTCGGGCGCCTACAGCCCTCCCA ATAAAGGTGACCAGGTGGAGATTTACCTGCTGGACACCAGCGTGCAGAGCACCCACCGGGAGATCGAGGGCAGGGTGCTTGTGACTGACTTTGAGAACGTCCCCGAGGAGGACGGCACCCGCTTCCACAGGCAG GCCAGCAAATGTGACAGCCACGGGACCCACATGGCCGGGGTGCTGAGCGGGCGCGACGCCGGCGTGGCCACGGGCACCAACATCCACAGCCTGCGTGTGCTGAACTGCCAGGGGAAGGGCACCGTCAGCGGCACCCTCATCG GCCTGGAGTTCATCAAGACGACGCTGGAGGCTCAGCCCTACACGCCGccagtggtgctgctgcccttcgCCGGGGCCTACAGCCGTGCACTGAACGCTGGCTGCCGCCGGCTGGTGCAGATGGGGGTGGTGATGGTCGCGGCCGCCGGTAACTACAAGGATGATGCCTGCCTGTACTCGCCAGCATCTGAGCCAGAG GTCATCGCGGTCGGGGCGACCAACAGCGAGGACCAGCCCGCCTCCATCGGCACCCTGGGCACCAATTTCGGGCGCTGCGTGGACCTGTTCGCCCCGGGGGACGACATCATCGGTGCCTCCAGCGACTGCAGCACGTGCTTCACGGCGCAGAGCGGCACGTCGCAGGCGGCCGCGCACGTGGCAG GCATCGCAGCCATGCTGCTCAGCGCCGAGCCCGGCCTGAGCCTCGCCGAGCTCCGGCAGCGCCTCCTGCACTTCGCCACCAAGAACGCCATCAACCCGGCCTGGTTCCCCGAGGAGCAGCGGCTCCAGACGCCCAACAGCGTGGCGGGGCTGCCCAACCGGCTGGGTGCAG ATGAGCAGCTGTACTGCCGCTCGGTGTGGTCGGCACGCTCGGGGCTCACCCGGCACGCCACGGCCGTGGCTCGCTGCGCCGGGGACGAGGAGAtgctcagctgctccagctTCTCCCGCAGCGGCCGGCGGCTCGGCGAGCACATGGAG GAcaaggaggggaggaagcagTGCGTGGCCCACAACGCTTTTTGGGGCCAAGGCGTCTACGCCATCGCCAGGTGCTGCACGTGGCCCAAGGCCGAGTGCCGGATCAACGCCAGCTCGCAGGCGGCCgagggggctggctgctccccgCAGGACCACGTGCTGACCG GCTGCAGCTTCCACTCCCCCTCTGCCACCCTGGGTGATGGTGGCAGACCCATGCCGGGGCCAGGGACTGGGCCTGGCCACTGTGCTGGGGGAACAGGAGTGATGGCACATGcgtcctgctgccctgctgccacgCTGGAGTGCCGGGTGAAGGAGCACGCACCCCAGGGCTCTGCCGAGAAG GTGACGGTGTCCTGCGACGACGGCTGGACGCTGACGGGCTGCAGTGCCTACTCCCAGGGCCCTGGCACCTTGGGGTCCTACGCCGTGGACGACGCCTGCGTGGCAGTGAGCGCCGCTGGCAGCCAGGCGGCCGCGGCCGTCGCCATTTGCTGCCGGAGCCGGCAGTAG